A region from the Agrobacterium cucumeris genome encodes:
- a CDS encoding DUF983 domain-containing protein: MSAHQGSETVTFGDNSAERPLGRSIMRGMANRCPACGGGRLFRAFLKPVDNCAACGAEMHHHRSDDLPPYISIVIIGHIAVGGFMMTDMVFSVPMWVHFAIWVPITILAALLTLQPIKGGVIGLQWALRMHGFDGKQPTVQIDGSSH, translated from the coding sequence ATGAGTGCACATCAGGGCTCGGAAACAGTTACCTTCGGAGACAATAGCGCCGAGCGGCCGCTTGGCCGTTCGATCATGCGTGGCATGGCGAACCGCTGCCCCGCCTGTGGCGGTGGCCGCCTGTTTCGTGCCTTTCTGAAGCCGGTGGACAATTGTGCCGCCTGCGGCGCGGAAATGCATCACCACCGGTCGGATGACCTGCCGCCTTATATTTCCATCGTCATTATCGGCCATATCGCCGTCGGCGGTTTCATGATGACGGATATGGTGTTCTCCGTTCCCATGTGGGTGCATTTCGCCATCTGGGTGCCGATCACCATTCTGGCTGCGCTGTTGACGCTACAGCCGATCAAGGGCGGTGTCATCGGCCTGCAATGGGCTCTGCGCATGCATGGCTTTGATGGAAAGCAGCCAACAGTGCAGATAGACGGCTCCTCCCACTGA
- the plsY gene encoding glycerol-3-phosphate 1-O-acyltransferase PlsY encodes MSALTDWQTAPALLALAALIGYLLGSIPFGLILTRMAGLGDVRKIGSGNIGATNVLRTGNKKLAAATLLLDALKGTAAVLVANALWGYEASLVAGFFAFLGHLFPVWLGFKGGKGVAVYIGVLLGAAPLMMLAFALIWLATAFITRYSSLSALLAMLIIPVALWVVGPEKTAMLVTLLSVISWWKHRENIARLLAGTESRIGQKG; translated from the coding sequence ATGAGTGCTTTGACTGACTGGCAGACGGCGCCTGCCCTTCTCGCGCTTGCGGCGCTGATCGGCTATCTGCTCGGTTCCATCCCCTTTGGTCTCATTCTCACCCGCATGGCGGGGCTGGGCGACGTGCGCAAGATCGGTTCGGGCAATATTGGCGCCACCAACGTGCTGCGCACCGGCAACAAGAAGCTTGCCGCAGCGACCCTGCTGCTCGATGCGTTGAAGGGCACGGCGGCGGTGCTGGTCGCCAATGCGCTCTGGGGTTACGAGGCCTCGCTGGTGGCCGGTTTCTTCGCTTTTCTCGGCCACCTGTTTCCGGTGTGGCTCGGCTTCAAGGGCGGCAAGGGTGTGGCCGTCTATATCGGCGTGCTTCTCGGTGCGGCACCGCTGATGATGCTGGCCTTCGCGCTGATCTGGCTCGCAACTGCCTTCATCACCCGCTACTCTTCGCTGTCGGCCCTGCTGGCCATGCTGATAATTCCCGTGGCTCTCTGGGTAGTCGGTCCTGAAAAGACGGCAATGCTGGTAACGCTGCTGAGCGTGATTTCATGGTGGAAGCACCGCGAGAATATTGCGCGGCTCCTGGCCGGCACCGAAAGCAGGATCGGTCAAAAGGGCTAA
- a CDS encoding dihydroorotase, with protein MSAVTVLKNLRIVDPSRGLDETGSIVIGADGTILAAGKDAHNQGAPDGATVRDCKGLLAVPGLVDARVFVGEPGAEHRETIESASRAAAAGGVTSIIMMPDTDPVIDDIALVEYVKKTARDKAIVNVHPAAALTKGLRGEEMTEFGMLKEAGAVAFTNGRKALSDTLVLRRAMTYARELGAVITLETRDKYIGGGDMNEGLFASWLGLSGVPKEAEIIPLERDLRIAGLTQAIYHAAKISVPESAEAIRVARQRGVKATCGISINHLTLNENDIGEYRTFFKLSPPLRAEDDRKAMVEALKDGTIDIIVSSHDPQDVDTKRLPFSDAASGAVGLETMLAAALRLHHSGEVPLMRLIDALSTRPAKIFGLDAGTLKVGAKADITLIDLDEPWLVTREQLVSKSKNTPFEDARFSGRAVATYVAGKAVHSLA; from the coding sequence ATGAGTGCCGTGACCGTTCTCAAGAACCTCCGCATCGTCGATCCTTCCCGTGGTCTCGACGAGACCGGCAGCATAGTCATCGGTGCTGATGGTACCATTCTCGCAGCCGGCAAGGATGCACACAATCAAGGCGCGCCTGATGGTGCGACGGTGCGCGACTGCAAGGGGCTGTTGGCCGTTCCCGGTCTGGTGGATGCCCGTGTTTTCGTGGGTGAGCCGGGTGCTGAACACCGCGAAACCATTGAATCCGCATCGCGTGCGGCAGCGGCCGGCGGCGTCACCAGTATCATCATGATGCCTGACACCGATCCTGTGATCGATGACATCGCGCTGGTCGAATATGTGAAAAAGACGGCGCGCGACAAGGCGATCGTCAATGTGCATCCCGCAGCCGCTCTGACCAAAGGTTTGCGGGGCGAGGAAATGACCGAATTCGGCATGCTGAAGGAAGCCGGCGCGGTGGCCTTCACCAATGGCCGCAAGGCGCTTTCCGACACGCTGGTGCTGCGTCGCGCCATGACCTATGCCCGCGAACTGGGTGCTGTCATCACGCTGGAGACCCGCGACAAATATATCGGCGGCGGTGACATGAACGAGGGGCTTTTTGCCAGCTGGCTCGGGCTGTCAGGCGTTCCGAAGGAAGCCGAGATCATTCCGCTGGAACGTGACCTGCGCATTGCCGGGCTGACGCAGGCAATCTATCACGCCGCCAAGATTTCCGTGCCGGAATCGGCAGAGGCGATCCGTGTCGCCCGGCAGCGGGGCGTGAAGGCCACCTGCGGCATCTCGATCAATCATCTGACGCTCAACGAGAACGATATCGGCGAATACCGCACCTTCTTCAAGCTTTCCCCACCGCTGCGCGCCGAAGACGACCGCAAGGCCATGGTGGAAGCGCTGAAGGACGGCACCATCGATATCATCGTTTCCTCGCACGACCCGCAGGATGTCGACACCAAGCGCCTGCCGTTTTCGGATGCGGCGAGCGGCGCGGTGGGGCTGGAAACCATGCTGGCGGCGGCATTGCGCCTGCACCACAGCGGCGAGGTTCCGCTGATGCGGCTGATCGATGCGCTCTCCACCCGTCCGGCGAAAATCTTCGGTCTGGATGCGGGAACGCTTAAAGTCGGCGCGAAAGCCGATATCACCCTGATCGATCTCGACGAGCCGTGGCTTGTCACCCGCGAGCAGCTGGTGTCGAAATCCAAGAATACGCCGTTCGAAGATGCCCGTTTCAGCGGCCGCGCTGTCGCCACTTATGTGGCTGGCAAAGCCGTTCATTCCTTGGCATAA
- a CDS encoding aspartate carbamoyltransferase catalytic subunit, which translates to MVFFPHRHLLGIKGLSHQDITLLLDKADEAVKISRQREKKTSTLRGLTQINLFFEASTRTQSSFELAGKRLGADVMNMSVGNSSVKKGETLIDTAMTLNAMRPDVLVVRHSSAGAAALLAQKVACSVVNAGDGQHEHPTQALLDALTIRRAKGELSGITVAICGDVLHSRVARSNIILLNQMGARVRVVAPATLLPSGIRDMSVEVFQDMKEGLKNADVVMMLRLQRERMSGSFVPSVREYFHYYGLDAEKLKAAKEDALVMHPGPMNRGVEIASEVADGPQSVIESQVEMGVAVRMAVMETLLVSQNQGERV; encoded by the coding sequence ATGGTCTTCTTCCCCCATCGCCATCTCCTCGGCATCAAGGGGCTTTCCCATCAGGATATCACCCTGCTTCTCGACAAGGCTGACGAGGCGGTGAAAATCAGCCGCCAGCGCGAGAAAAAGACCTCGACGCTTCGGGGCCTGACGCAGATCAACCTGTTCTTCGAAGCCTCGACGCGCACGCAATCCTCCTTCGAACTGGCCGGAAAACGCCTTGGCGCAGACGTGATGAACATGTCGGTCGGCAATTCATCGGTGAAGAAGGGCGAAACGCTGATCGATACGGCGATGACGCTGAACGCCATGCGCCCGGACGTGCTTGTCGTGCGCCATTCCTCCGCAGGGGCGGCAGCGCTGCTGGCGCAAAAGGTCGCCTGCTCCGTGGTCAATGCCGGCGACGGCCAGCACGAGCACCCGACACAGGCGCTGCTCGATGCGCTGACCATCCGCCGCGCCAAGGGCGAACTATCAGGTATCACCGTGGCGATCTGCGGCGACGTACTGCATTCGCGCGTTGCCCGCTCAAACATCATCCTGCTCAACCAGATGGGCGCGCGCGTTCGCGTCGTCGCACCCGCCACACTTCTTCCTTCAGGCATTCGCGACATGAGCGTGGAAGTCTTCCAAGACATGAAGGAAGGGCTGAAGAACGCCGATGTGGTGATGATGCTGCGCCTGCAGCGCGAGCGCATGTCCGGCTCCTTCGTGCCTTCGGTGCGCGAATATTTCCATTATTACGGTCTGGATGCCGAAAAGCTGAAGGCGGCAAAGGAAGATGCATTGGTCATGCATCCCGGCCCGATGAACCGCGGCGTGGAAATCGCCTCCGAAGTGGCCGACGGTCCGCAGAGCGTGATCGAAAGTCAGGTGGAAATGGGGGTTGCCGTGCGCATGGCCGTGATGGAAACCCTGCTTGTCTCGCAAAATCAGGGTGAGCGCGTATGA
- the topA gene encoding type I DNA topoisomerase encodes MNVVVVESPAKAKTINKYLGSGYKVLASFGHVRDLPAKDGSVLPDQDFEMSWEVDSASAKRMKDIADAVKASDGLILATDPDREGEAISWHVLDLLKKKRVLGDKPVKRVVFNAITKKAVLDAMANPRDIDVPLVDAYLARRALDYLVGFNLSPVLWRKLPGARSAGRVQSVALRLVCDRESEIERFVSEEYWNISALLKTPRGDEFEAKLVSADGKRLQSRGIKTGDDANRLKTLLEGATYVVDTVEAKPVKRNPGPPFTTSTLQQAASSRMGFGASRTMQVAQKLYEGIDIGGETVGLITYMRTDGVQMAPEAIDAARQAIGEQFGDRYVPEKARFYSTKAKNAQEAHEAIRPTDFNRTPDQVKRYLDADQLRLYDLIWKRGIASQMASAEIERTTVEILADKNGEKAGLRAVGSVIRFDGFIAAYTDQKEDGEQSDDGDDEGRLPQINARENLAKQKINASQHFTEPPPRYSEASLIKKMEELGIGRPSTYAATLKTLSDREYIIVDKRKLIPHSRGRLVTAFLESFFSKYVEYDFTAALEEKLDRISAGELDWKQVLRDFWKDFFAQIEDTKELRVTNVLDALNEVLAPLVFPKREDGSDPRICQVCGTGNLSLKLGKYGAFVGCSNYPECNYTRQLTSDGSEAEAAASNEPKALGADPMTGEELTLRSGRFGPYIQRGDGKEAKRSSLPKGWKPEDIDHEKALALINLPRDIGKHPETGKMISAGLGRYGPFLLHDGSYANLESIEDVFSIGLNRAVTVIAEKQSKGPGRGRSGTPAALKELGDHPDGGPITVRDGRYGAYVNWGKVNATIPKGQDPASVTLDESLVLIAERIAKTGTGGKPAKAKKPAAKKADGAAAKPKATKAKAATKTKAAAKPKAAAKPKKAAE; translated from the coding sequence ATGAATGTCGTTGTCGTAGAATCTCCTGCCAAAGCCAAGACAATCAACAAGTATCTTGGTTCGGGCTACAAGGTTCTTGCATCCTTTGGCCACGTCAGAGACCTTCCTGCCAAGGACGGATCGGTGCTGCCCGACCAGGATTTCGAAATGTCCTGGGAGGTCGACAGCGCATCCGCCAAGCGCATGAAGGATATTGCCGACGCGGTAAAAGCCTCCGACGGCCTCATTCTCGCAACCGACCCGGATCGCGAAGGTGAAGCCATTTCCTGGCACGTTCTCGATCTTTTGAAGAAGAAGCGCGTTCTCGGCGACAAGCCGGTGAAGCGCGTGGTCTTCAACGCCATCACCAAAAAGGCGGTGCTGGACGCCATGGCGAACCCGCGCGACATCGACGTGCCGCTGGTAGACGCCTATCTCGCCCGCCGCGCGCTCGACTATCTCGTCGGTTTCAACCTGTCGCCGGTGCTGTGGCGCAAGCTGCCAGGCGCGCGCTCCGCCGGCCGCGTTCAGTCGGTTGCGCTGCGTCTCGTCTGCGACCGCGAGTCCGAGATCGAACGCTTCGTCTCCGAGGAATACTGGAACATCAGCGCGCTTTTGAAGACACCGCGCGGTGACGAGTTCGAAGCCAAACTGGTTTCGGCCGACGGCAAGCGGCTGCAAAGCCGTGGGATCAAGACCGGAGACGATGCAAACCGGCTGAAGACACTGCTGGAAGGCGCGACCTATGTCGTGGATACGGTTGAGGCCAAGCCAGTCAAGCGTAATCCCGGCCCGCCCTTCACCACCTCGACTTTGCAGCAGGCGGCGTCTTCGCGCATGGGCTTTGGCGCTTCGCGGACGATGCAGGTGGCGCAGAAGCTTTATGAAGGTATCGACATCGGTGGGGAAACCGTCGGTCTGATCACCTATATGCGTACTGACGGCGTGCAGATGGCCCCGGAAGCCATCGATGCTGCCCGCCAGGCCATTGGCGAGCAGTTCGGCGACCGCTATGTGCCGGAAAAGGCGCGCTTCTACTCCACCAAGGCCAAGAACGCCCAGGAAGCGCACGAGGCGATCCGCCCGACCGATTTCAACCGCACGCCGGATCAGGTGAAGCGTTATCTCGATGCCGATCAGTTGCGTCTTTACGACCTGATCTGGAAGCGCGGTATCGCCAGCCAGATGGCGTCCGCTGAAATAGAGCGTACGACGGTCGAAATCCTCGCGGACAAGAACGGCGAGAAGGCCGGGCTTCGTGCCGTCGGCTCGGTGATCCGTTTTGACGGTTTCATCGCCGCCTATACCGACCAGAAGGAAGATGGCGAGCAGAGCGACGACGGTGACGACGAAGGCCGTCTGCCGCAGATCAATGCGCGCGAGAACCTCGCCAAGCAGAAGATCAATGCCAGCCAGCACTTCACCGAACCGCCGCCGCGCTATTCGGAAGCCTCGCTCATCAAGAAGATGGAAGAACTGGGCATCGGCCGCCCTTCCACCTATGCGGCAACGCTGAAGACGCTGAGCGACCGTGAATATATCATCGTCGACAAGCGCAAGCTGATCCCGCATTCACGCGGACGGCTGGTGACGGCTTTCCTTGAAAGCTTCTTCTCCAAATATGTCGAATACGACTTCACCGCCGCTCTCGAAGAAAAGCTCGACCGTATTTCCGCTGGTGAGCTGGACTGGAAGCAGGTGCTGCGCGATTTCTGGAAGGATTTCTTCGCGCAGATCGAAGATACCAAGGAATTGCGCGTCACCAACGTTCTGGACGCGCTGAACGAGGTTCTGGCGCCGCTGGTGTTCCCCAAGCGCGAGGATGGTTCGGATCCGCGCATCTGTCAGGTTTGCGGCACCGGCAATCTCTCGCTCAAGCTCGGCAAATACGGCGCTTTCGTCGGTTGCTCCAACTATCCGGAATGCAACTACACCCGCCAGCTCACATCTGACGGTTCAGAAGCCGAAGCTGCAGCCTCGAACGAGCCGAAGGCGCTCGGCGCCGATCCGATGACCGGTGAAGAGTTGACGCTGCGCTCCGGCCGCTTCGGACCCTATATCCAGCGTGGCGACGGCAAGGAGGCCAAGCGTTCTTCGCTGCCCAAGGGCTGGAAGCCTGAGGACATCGACCACGAGAAGGCACTGGCGCTCATCAATCTGCCGCGCGATATCGGCAAACATCCGGAAACCGGCAAGATGATATCGGCCGGGCTTGGCCGCTATGGGCCGTTCCTTCTGCATGACGGTTCCTATGCGAACCTTGAAAGCATCGAGGACGTGTTCTCGATCGGTCTCAACCGCGCCGTCACGGTCATTGCCGAAAAGCAGAGCAAGGGACCGGGACGCGGCCGCAGCGGCACGCCGGCAGCGCTGAAGGAACTGGGCGACCACCCCGATGGCGGGCCGATCACCGTGCGTGACGGGCGTTATGGCGCTTACGTCAACTGGGGCAAGGTCAACGCCACCATTCCAAAGGGCCAGGACCCGGCTTCGGTGACGCTGGACGAGTCTCTGGTGCTGATTGCCGAGCGCATTGCCAAGACCGGTACCGGCGGCAAGCCCGCCAAGGCCAAGAAACCTGCCGCCAAGAAAGCCGATGGTGCCGCTGCAAAACCGAAGGCGACGAAAGCCAAGGCAGCAACCAAGACCAAGGCGGCCGCCAAGCCGAAGGCAGCGGCCAAACCCAAGAAGGCAGCAGAGTGA
- the rnr gene encoding ribonuclease R: MSKTPRQRQGSASDGFGRTGRGKRVSEGEGIIHGEVPSREVLLKFIADHPQQASKREIAKAFGLKGENRIVLKALLKELEVDGMVHKSRKSLTRPGGLPPVTVLDITTRDKDGELIGRPAEWPEDMGAAPAVLIRQSSQDRGKKAPAAGLGDRILAKIFPSKDSVGPAYTARVVKLIDRRQNALLGVFKQTEGGGGRLMPIDRRGEEMVIDPDGVGDAKDGDLIEVETSRNSGRYGLTRAKVLSVVGSVASEKAISMIAIYAHGIPHIFPPNVLTEADAAKAATMSHREDWRDLPLITIDPADAKDHDDAVYAEPDTSPDNPDGVIVTVAIADVSWYVRPGAPLDREALKRGNSVYFPDRVVPMLPERISNDLCSLKEGVDRPALAVRMTFSREGRKAGHTFHRIMMKSAAKLSYQQAQAAIDGRPDDKTGTLLEPILKPLWHAYEVMKRGRDRRQPLELDMPERKIQLRPDGTVDKVVIPERLDAHKLIEEMMIQANVAAAETLEKKKQPLVYRVHDAPTLSKQEVLREFLGTIGISMAKGVAMRANSFNGILARALDTPHQIMVNEMVLRSQSQAIYSPANIGHFGLNLMKYAHFTSPIRRYADLIVHRALVGSLGLGEGGITPQEEATLDDIAAEISTFERRAMAAERDTVNRLIAHHLSERVGEEFEGRVGGVTKAGLFVALPQFGADGFVPISTLGTDYFFYDEAHQALTGEKTGLGYQLGDTVQVRLAEAVPLAGALRFEMLSPGRKMPVGSRSFHKAGRRTSRPGAKPGTRPPRGRR, encoded by the coding sequence GTGAGCAAGACGCCGCGTCAGAGACAGGGTTCCGCCAGCGACGGTTTCGGACGCACCGGGCGCGGCAAGCGAGTGAGCGAAGGTGAAGGCATCATCCATGGGGAGGTGCCTTCCCGCGAAGTGCTGCTGAAATTCATCGCCGACCATCCGCAGCAGGCTTCCAAGCGCGAAATCGCCAAGGCTTTCGGGCTGAAGGGTGAAAACCGCATCGTTCTGAAAGCGCTGCTGAAGGAACTGGAAGTCGACGGCATGGTGCACAAGAGCCGCAAGTCGCTGACGCGGCCGGGCGGTCTGCCGCCTGTCACGGTTCTCGACATTACCACCCGCGACAAGGACGGCGAATTGATCGGCCGGCCGGCGGAATGGCCTGAGGATATGGGCGCTGCACCCGCAGTGCTGATCCGCCAGTCCTCGCAGGACCGTGGCAAGAAAGCGCCGGCAGCCGGTCTCGGTGACCGCATTCTGGCAAAGATTTTCCCTTCCAAGGACAGTGTCGGCCCGGCCTACACGGCCCGCGTCGTCAAGCTCATCGACCGCCGCCAGAACGCGCTGCTCGGCGTGTTCAAGCAGACGGAAGGCGGCGGCGGACGGCTGATGCCGATCGACCGGCGCGGCGAGGAAATGGTCATCGACCCCGATGGCGTCGGCGATGCCAAGGACGGCGATCTGATCGAGGTGGAAACCTCGCGCAATAGCGGCCGTTACGGCCTGACGCGCGCGAAGGTTCTGTCCGTCGTTGGTTCCGTCGCATCGGAAAAGGCGATCTCGATGATCGCCATTTATGCGCACGGTATTCCGCATATCTTCCCGCCGAATGTGCTGACGGAAGCGGATGCGGCCAAGGCAGCGACCATGTCGCACCGCGAGGACTGGCGCGACCTGCCGCTCATCACCATCGATCCGGCCGACGCCAAGGATCATGACGACGCGGTCTATGCCGAGCCCGACACCTCGCCCGACAATCCTGACGGTGTCATCGTCACCGTCGCCATTGCCGATGTCTCCTGGTATGTGCGCCCTGGCGCGCCGCTTGACCGAGAGGCGCTGAAGCGCGGCAACTCGGTCTATTTCCCCGACCGGGTTGTGCCGATGCTGCCGGAGCGCATTTCCAACGATCTCTGCTCGCTGAAGGAAGGCGTTGACCGCCCCGCACTCGCGGTGCGGATGACCTTCTCCAGGGAAGGCCGCAAGGCGGGCCATACCTTCCATCGCATCATGATGAAGAGTGCGGCCAAACTCTCCTACCAGCAGGCGCAGGCAGCGATCGACGGCCGCCCGGACGACAAGACCGGGACGCTGCTGGAGCCGATCCTAAAGCCATTGTGGCATGCATACGAGGTGATGAAGCGTGGCCGCGACCGCCGCCAGCCGCTGGAACTCGACATGCCGGAGCGCAAGATTCAGTTGCGGCCAGACGGCACGGTGGACAAGGTCGTCATTCCCGAACGTCTCGATGCGCATAAGCTCATCGAAGAAATGATGATCCAGGCCAACGTCGCCGCCGCCGAGACGCTGGAAAAGAAAAAGCAGCCGCTGGTCTACCGCGTGCATGACGCGCCGACGCTTTCCAAGCAGGAGGTGCTGCGCGAATTCCTCGGCACGATCGGCATTTCCATGGCCAAGGGCGTGGCCATGCGCGCCAATTCCTTCAACGGCATTCTGGCGCGCGCCCTTGATACGCCGCACCAGATCATGGTCAATGAAATGGTGCTGCGTAGCCAGAGCCAGGCGATCTATAGCCCCGCGAATATCGGCCATTTCGGCCTCAACCTGATGAAATACGCGCATTTCACCTCGCCGATCCGCCGTTATGCCGATCTGATCGTGCATCGGGCGCTGGTGGGGTCGCTGGGGCTCGGCGAAGGCGGCATTACCCCGCAGGAAGAGGCGACGCTTGACGATATCGCCGCCGAAATCTCCACCTTCGAGCGCCGCGCCATGGCGGCCGAGCGCGACACCGTCAACCGGCTGATCGCGCATCATCTTTCCGAACGGGTGGGTGAAGAATTCGAGGGCCGCGTCGGCGGTGTCACCAAGGCGGGACTATTTGTCGCGCTTCCGCAGTTTGGCGCTGATGGCTTTGTTCCTATATCTACACTCGGAACCGACTATTTCTTCTATGATGAGGCGCATCAGGCTCTGACGGGGGAAAAGACCGGTCTCGGTTATCAGCTTGGCGACACGGTTCAGGTACGGCTTGCGGAAGCAGTGCCTCTGGCGGGCGCGCTGCGTTTCGAAATGCTGAGCCCCGGCCGCAAGATGCCGGTCGGCTCGCGGTCGTTCCACAAGGCAGGCCGGCGGACATCGCGTCCCGGCGCTAAGCCGGGAACAAGGCCGCCCAGAGGACGACGTTAA
- a CDS encoding LysE family translocator, whose product MHSYSVFALAVLALLLTPGPTNTLLALSGAGRGIRASLPLMLGEIAGYLLVILALTALFSDFLQTHAGLAQAIKLCAAIWVAFLAVRLWALPSSAPIGEAITLRRVFVTTCLNPKGLIVGLVLLPQAPLTEIWPLILLFSVLVAFAALAWLSAGALLIRHAGQSSPRLVRGTASGFLLVLSLGLAGNVFGIL is encoded by the coding sequence ATGCATTCCTATTCTGTTTTCGCCCTTGCCGTTCTCGCCCTGCTTTTGACGCCCGGCCCAACCAATACGCTTCTCGCCCTTTCCGGTGCCGGGCGCGGTATTCGTGCATCGCTCCCGCTGATGCTGGGCGAAATTGCCGGTTATCTGCTCGTCATCCTTGCGCTCACCGCATTGTTTTCCGACTTTCTGCAAACCCATGCCGGCCTAGCGCAAGCGATCAAGCTCTGCGCCGCGATCTGGGTTGCGTTTCTGGCGGTGCGGCTGTGGGCCCTGCCATCCTCCGCGCCGATCGGCGAGGCGATCACCTTGCGCCGGGTCTTCGTTACCACCTGCCTCAACCCGAAAGGGCTGATCGTCGGCCTCGTTCTGTTGCCGCAGGCGCCGCTCACGGAAATCTGGCCGCTTATCCTGCTGTTTTCGGTGCTGGTGGCGTTTGCGGCCCTTGCGTGGTTATCGGCAGGCGCGCTTCTCATTCGTCATGCGGGTCAGTCTTCGCCACGGCTGGTGCGCGGCACCGCCTCCGGCTTTCTGCTGGTGCTGTCGCTCGGTCTTGCCGGAAACGTGTTTGGCATTCTCTAG
- the dprA gene encoding DNA-processing protein DprA, giving the protein MPHEETIRQGIELSARQRVAWLRLIRSDNIGPVTFRELINHFGSAEKALDALPELSRRGGSSRSPRIATPAEAEGEIETAEKFGARFVGIGEPDYPPALRHLDGAPPLIAMKGSAAAATRPCIGIVGSRNASINGAKFAAMLARDCGRAGYTIASGLARGIDAAAHRASLASGTVAMLAGGLDRPYPQENFGLLQDIYDQGGATISEMPFGWEPRARDFPRRNRLISGVSLGVVIVEAAERSGSLITARLAGEAGRLVFAVPGSPLDPRCEGTNRLIKEGAMLTTGADDILEALRPLMEPQLPYDRKIEEPRSDEEMSPPGDDERSIIAAALGPSPVETDDIIRHTGFSAATVHMVLLELDIAGRLNRHAGGRVSLLAD; this is encoded by the coding sequence ATGCCGCATGAGGAAACGATACGGCAGGGCATAGAGCTTTCTGCGCGGCAGCGGGTTGCCTGGCTGCGGCTGATCCGCAGCGACAATATCGGCCCCGTTACCTTTCGCGAACTCATCAATCATTTCGGCAGTGCTGAAAAGGCGCTGGATGCCCTGCCCGAGCTTTCAAGGCGCGGCGGGTCATCGCGCAGTCCGCGCATCGCCACGCCGGCGGAAGCGGAAGGTGAAATCGAGACTGCGGAGAAATTCGGGGCGCGTTTCGTCGGCATTGGTGAGCCTGATTATCCACCCGCTTTGCGACATCTGGACGGCGCGCCGCCGCTGATCGCCATGAAGGGATCGGCAGCCGCCGCAACACGCCCCTGCATCGGCATCGTCGGCTCGCGCAATGCTTCCATCAACGGCGCGAAATTCGCCGCCATGCTGGCACGCGATTGCGGCAGGGCCGGGTATACGATCGCATCGGGGCTGGCGCGCGGCATTGATGCGGCAGCGCACCGGGCAAGCCTTGCGAGTGGTACGGTGGCGATGCTGGCGGGTGGTCTCGATCGTCCCTATCCGCAGGAAAATTTCGGGCTTTTGCAGGATATATATGATCAAGGCGGCGCGACGATCAGCGAGATGCCCTTTGGATGGGAACCGCGCGCCCGGGACTTTCCCCGCCGCAACCGCCTGATATCAGGCGTCTCGCTTGGCGTTGTCATCGTGGAGGCGGCAGAGCGTTCCGGTTCGCTGATTACGGCCCGGCTTGCCGGTGAAGCGGGGCGGCTGGTTTTCGCCGTACCCGGCTCCCCGCTCGATCCGCGCTGCGAAGGCACCAACCGGCTGATCAAGGAAGGCGCGATGTTGACCACGGGCGCTGACGACATTCTCGAAGCGCTGCGACCACTCATGGAGCCGCAATTGCCCTATGACCGCAAGATCGAGGAACCGCGATCAGATGAAGAAATGTCACCACCCGGAGATGATGAGCGCAGCATCATTGCCGCCGCACTCGGTCCCTCGCCCGTCGAGACAGACGACATCATCCGCCACACGGGTTTTTCCGCCGCCACCGTTCATATGGTGCTTTTGGAACTCGATATCGCCGGCCGACTAAACCGGCATGCCGGGGGACGGGTTTCGCTCCTCGCGGATTGA
- a CDS encoding nuclear transport factor 2 family protein, whose amino-acid sequence MEASIRKFFERYERFFNQSLGGDMDMKEAASLYASDFIAASPAGVITGKNDDHLRQVMAQGYERYRAMGTREMRIRDISLSPIDDHHCTAHVAWTATYARQDQADVAIDFDVHYFVQTLNGEPKVFGWVSGDEQALLRKHGIL is encoded by the coding sequence ATGGAAGCCAGCATCAGGAAATTCTTTGAGCGATACGAACGCTTTTTCAACCAGTCCCTTGGTGGCGACATGGATATGAAAGAGGCTGCGTCCCTCTATGCTTCCGATTTCATCGCCGCCTCACCGGCCGGTGTAATCACCGGAAAGAACGATGACCACCTGCGGCAGGTGATGGCGCAGGGCTACGAGCGCTATCGGGCGATGGGCACCAGGGAGATGCGCATACGCGATATCAGCCTTTCGCCCATCGATGACCATCATTGCACGGCCCACGTTGCCTGGACCGCAACCTATGCCCGCCAGGACCAAGCTGATGTCGCGATCGATTTTGATGTTCACTACTTCGTCCAGACGCTGAATGGCGAGCCGAAAGTTTTCGGCTGGGTCTCAGGTGATGAGCAGGCGCTCCTGAGGAAACACGGCATTCTCTGA